The genomic DNA CTCCAATCATAAGTAtggtaaattgaaggtagatcAGAAAGGGAGCTCAGAAAATGGCATTTTTCTTAATTACCTTAATATCAGGGACCGAAccaaaaaattttatgggagggttcagtcaaattttttatcttttatttattaaaaaaaaaaatggttgttttttatgaactaaagattaccgtaaaagcaaaaaaagtggtcatttgaaagtaagcagggtcaacaataaaaaaacttaattggtatggctcaaaaaaattaaaaataagaccaaatttttttattggattgggccaacaaattttaaaatagggccaaatttggccctattttactttttattttttattttatttatttacttagtattttttccttatttttgagAGGGCCCTGGCCCCCTAATTCTGTCATTGCCTAAGTTGATGGAGagcaatttttttcattttggacaaaaataccattttaaaacaacaaaatgaattccctccattttatttgaaatggagaggatctttcTCCCTCAAAGCCATCGGCTATCAACTTTCCCAAGAATTGGGTTCAATTGTGCCTCAACATCTCCTCTATAATCGTGGTTGCCCAAAACTGGAACAATATGGTTTTTGTTTCTTAGAACGTTAGATGGGGAAAGGGACAAAAGGGTCATATGTCTGCATGATGCGGATTCAACTTAGGACTAGAAGTCGACCCGTTGAAATTAGGACATGTATTCCTTGTGTCATGTTGTGGGGCACATATTCCAATCCTAACATGTTCACTTTTTATTGAAGCTAAACCTGTTGGGATGGAGACATGTATTCCTTGTGGGAAATGGTCTTGTGTCTTGTTATGAGATACATATTCCAACTATAATAGATCTATTTCTCATTGAAACTGAACATGTTGAGATTGAGACATGTATTCTTTGTGTCCTGTTATGAGACACATTCTAATTCTAACGGATCTAGTTTCATTTGAAACTTAACCCATTGAAATTAGAACATGTATTCCTTGTGTCCTGTTATGGAACACATATTCCAATTCTAACGGGTCCAATTCTAATTGAAACGAGACTCGTTGAAATTGAGATATATATTCATTATGTGCTTTTATGGAACAAATATTTAGTTCTAACGGATCTAGTTCCAATTAAAATTGAACCATTGACAGATTAGAATATGTATTCCTTGTGTCCTGTTACAAGACACATTCTAATCCCAACGGATCTACTTTCAACTAAAACTGGACTCATTGAGATTTGAACATGTATTCATTTTGTCCTGTTATGGGACACATATTTAAATACTAACGGGTCAAATTCCAACTAAAATTAGACTCGTTAGAATTGAGACATATATTCCTTGTGTCATGTTATGGAACACATTCTAATTTCAACGGATTTAGTTCTAATTGAAATTAGACCCATTGGAATTGAGACATGTATTCTTTGTATCTTGTTATGGGACATGCACATTGCAATCCCAATGGATCTAGTTCGAAACTGGACTCATTGGGAATGGAACATCCGATTCCAACAGATCTAGTTTCAACTTGAAGCGGATCTAAGCCAAACCCTGGCCTATGAGTATTTGTATGGATCTAGTTCGAAACTGGACTCATTGAAATGCAACATCCGATTCCAATAGATCTAACTTGAACCAGACCTAAGCCAAACCCTATGAGTATTTGTATGGATCTAGTTCGAAACTGGACTCATTGGGAATGGAACATCCGATTCTGACAGATAGTTTCAACTTGAATTGTACCTAACCCAAACCCTATGAGTATTTGTATGTGTATATGTGTTCATGAGAATTTACCGCTGTACCATTGNNNNNNNNNNNNNNNNNNNNNNNNNNNNNNNNNNNNNNNNNNNNNNNNNNNNNNNNNNNNNNNNNNNNNNNNNNNNNNNNNNNNNNNNNNNNNNNNNNNNCTCAAAAGAATCGAAACCTTAAAATTTCCTAGTAACTTAAGGACAACCTGTTACAATTTCCACATAGGCTCCAATGTCAACCCAAAAGGTTTAAGATTTCCAAAAccagaaaggaaaaggaaaattgtAGTACAAAGTGCCTTCTTTGTAGAAGTTGCATTACAAACTTGATACGTTACTAAATTTTCATTAATGACTTCCAATTTGTTAATCTGCCACACATGTCACtaaactttagtgacgtgtcaacaaGCTCGACACGTCACTAATGGTTGGTTACTAAATTattggttttttgtagtgccctATGCTTCTGACAGTATGATGTCCAACGACAATTTTCCAGTTCGCATCCTGATTTTGAAGCCAAATGAATGAATCTGTTAGATCTTtgatataaagaagaaaatgattttgtttCCTTCTGATAATCTTATAAGATCATCATTTGAATTACCTTTGAGAGCTTTGTGAGGTATTCTTTCCTGGGAATTAAGTACACCCCTCCAATCATAAGTAtggtaaattgaaggtagatcAGAAAGGGAGCTTAGAAAATGGCATTTTTCTTAATTACCTTAATATCGGGGACGGAACCAGGAAATTTTATAGAAGGGGccagtcaaattttttttttcttttatttattaaaaaaaaaaaaaaaattggttgttttttatgaactaaagactaccgtaagggcGGAAAAAGTGgtcatttgaaagtaagggccaacaataaaaaaaacttaattggtatggctcaaaaaaattaaaaataggaccaagattttttattggatagggccaacaaattttaaaatagggCCAAATTTGGAACCTCTTTGGccctattttactttttttttttttttttttttttaacttagaattttttttccttatttttgagAGGGCCCTGGCCCCCTAGTTCCGTCATTGCCTAAGTTGACGTGGagcaatttttttcatttttttttttaaattttggacaaaaatgctattttaaaacaactaaatgaatttcctccattttatttgaaatggagaggatccattcTCCCTTTGACAAAGCCATCGGCTATCAACTTTCCCAAGAATTGGGTTCACTTGTGCCCTCAACATCTCCTCTAGAATCGTGGTTGCCCAAAACTGGAACAATATGGTTTTTGTTTCTTAGAACGTTAGATGGGGAAAGGGACAAAAGGGTCATATGTATGCGTGATGCGAATTCAACTTAGGACTAGAAGTCGACCTGTTGAAATTAGGACATGTATTCCTTGTGTCATGTTGTGGGACACATATTCCAATCCTAACAGGTTCACTTTTTATTGAAACTAGACCTGTTGGGATGAAGACATGTATTCCTTGTGGGGAAATAATCTTGTGTCTTGTTATGAGACCCATATTCCAACTATAATAGATCTATTTCTAATTGAAACTAAACATGTTGAGATTGAGATATGTATTCTTTGTGTCCTGTTATGAGACATATTCTAATTCCAACGGATCTAATTTCAATTGAAACTTAACCCATTGAAATTAGAATATGTATTCCTTGTGTCATGTTATAGAACACATATTCCAATTCTAACGGGTCCAATTCTAATCGAAACGAGACTCGTTGAAATTGAGATATATATTCATTATGTGCTTTTATGGAACACATATTTTAGTTCTAACAGATCTAGTTCCAATTAAAATTGAACCATTGACAGATTAGAATATGTATTCCTTGTGTCCTGTTACGAGACACATTCTAATCCCAATGGATCTAGTTTCAACTAAAACTGGACCCATTGAGATTTGAACATGTATTCATTTTGTCCTGTTATGGGACACATATTCAAATACTAACGGGTCAAATTCCAACTAAAATTAGACTCGTTAGAATTGAGACATGTATTCCCTGTGTCATGTTATGGAACACATATTCTAATTTCAACGGATCTAGTTCTAATTGAAATTGGACCCATTGGAATTGAGATATGTATTCTTTGTATCTTGTTATGGGACATGCACATTGCAATCCCAATGGATCTAGTTCAAAACTGGACTCATTGGGAATGGAACATCCGATTCCAACAGATCTAGTTTCAACTTGAAGTGGACCTAAGCCAAACCCTATGAGTATTTGTATGGATCTAGTTCGAAACTGAACTCATTGAAATGCAACATCCGATTCCAATAGATCTAACTTGAACCAGACCTAAGCCAAACCCTATGAGTATTTGTATGGATCTAGTTCGAAACTGGACTCATTGGGAATGGAACATCCGATTCTGACGGATATAGTTTCAACTTGAATTGTACCTAAGCCAAACCCTATGAGTATTTGTATGTGTATATGTGTTCATGAGAATTTACCGCTGTACCATTGCTTGTGCAGGCTTTTAGCAGAGTAGATTTTGGTGAATGACTTCTCAAACACAGGGTCATTTATGCTGGTGAGTCCATCCTCATAAAAATTGTCTCCAGTAGAGACCACAAAATCAATGCCCAACTTCTCCCCAATCCTCCCCATCTACaacatatatatgcattgaGAATTCAATATAAATGGAAACCATAGCCTCTGTGGTAGAATTGTTACCGTTGAAAGTTAATTAAGAAACATTAATTGCAGTTGTAATTATAATTCagggaagaaaaatgaaaccTGATCAGCAACTTTAGATTGATTGAAATATCCTCTTCTTCCCCAATCTCCAACCACTAGAAAGCTTAGGGAGCCATCGTGATGCAGCATGATTTAGTGGGTTgtagcgaagaacatcaataaagaACGGAtatgtatttctagatcttgattctatcaaagatctaaaaAAATATGCTCGAaacgctagatactctctaaggtttgaaggaaaactatAAAGAAATTCAACTCTGAGTaatcttattgaacaaaaccaaataataaacaacaattcTAATGgctataaaacatgtatatataggcCCCCAAGCCTTAAAGCTAATTATAATACGAAATCAAATCGGAATTGAAACTCTATGGCGCCCGTCCGGACGGAACTTAGAGCCGTCCGGATGGCCAcaaatataaaacataaaataacacaaaattgAACTTCTACGGAGCTCGTCCGGATGGGACTTAGAGCCGTCCGGACGGCCACcgacataaaacataaaaaacaagaaaataacatGGGCCTGGACAAGGATTCTAGACGAGGCTCTCGTGTTTAGACCTGTCTGAATGGGCTACAGTCGAGCTTGCAGACGACCTTGCATTTCTGCATCATATCGGGTTTAATGGGGTATTCAAACCTCTGAAGCTCAGCTGATATAGAAAGAAAGCAAACACAGAAAAAAACCATGCAGAGAAGGCTCATGGACATAGCAATGGCATGGTCACAAAAACCAGCCATGGCATGCAAGCAAACAACAGAGCTTTGGCAGTAACTCGATCAGATGGAGTTCAACTTAACTCTTTAAGTTTATAGCCTAAAAAGATGGCTTAAGATGGGAATATCTAAGCAATATGGGACTATATGATAACTGGGATAGAGTAATTCTTGGTCTTATATAGGCAAGGGTTACTGCATAACAATTTCCTAGCAGCTTCCTATGTTAACACACCTTGGTTTGACATGTTTTTGGGTTGTTCCTCCATGCAATCCCGAGgaacccaaaaacaaaaggtgAAGTGTTTTCTCAGAAAATTACAAGTGACAAGAAATGTAAGGATCAAAATCACAGATGACACATGGTTCATTTCCGAGCTCGTTCGTCAGCTTTTGAAGCTTATTTCAGTCTAGTTCTTTTGAAAAGTTCATCGCAGCGTCAACGAACCCGACATGcacacaacatatatattgaTGGAACTACATATAGATGAAGGAAAGCTTcggttttcaaattttcttttaatttttttttttattaagttgaTTTAGGATTAAAAATCAAGCTTGACCCCTATTaataaagttaaatttgaacCTTCATTTATATTTGAGACCTTCCGAATGAAAAATTGATTGGCccataaaataaatttgggtGTCCCAGTTAGATTTTGTAATGATTCTGATTGCCTAAGCAATATTGGTGGCCACTTTCATGTCAATTTCCTAGCAGCTTCCTCTATACATGTTCATGTTTTGTCTTCTTCCTCTTATGCAGGGAAATGCAGCTCGATGATGATAATTGATAGCAAAACAATTTACatatgttttgatatatatatatatatatatatatatatgtctgtgTGTGCGCGCATAAcaaaaaattactaaattagTTTAAGAGCTTTAGCCTTAATTGTCAAATCAATCCTTTTGAGTACAAGAATTATCTGAAAGCTTCCTGTGTATTAATTCTTCTGTTAAATTTGTAAGATTTCTGTTTATTCTTTCAACAAAGTCCTTACAAAATTATACTTCCACTcctgaataaaaataaaaactatgatGTGACACATTTGTGTGTTGTCTTGTGTTGTGTAACGTGTTGTGTtgtcttgtgttttttttttttttttttgtaattattattattaatttaaggGTAGAACTGTAATTTTGTAAGGAAATCCTAGAAAAGAAGGACAAATTTGTTCGATTTAGAAATGAAACGTAGCACAAGCAACTTTTAAGATAATATTTGTATCCTAGGGAGTAGGGACTAGGGATCAACTTGATACAAGATTTatttactacatttttttttttttttttaatgaataagtaacttcattaaaagctcaaaaccaaaaacaccaaaagcACCAATTACAAGCAAACATCTAGCACAGCCTTGCAACGGCTTAACTAACCAGACTAAAACCAGAACACAGCCTGCAGAACAACCAACTATAGAAAAGTGAACCACTaaaaccaacaaaaacaaacctcCCAAAACCAGAGACGACTCTCAGAGAGAGCATCATAGAGACAACAAACAGACCACAAAAATCAAACTACATTAAACCAACCTTACATCAACAAATCTTCAGGCATATTCCACAAAGACATTAAGACAATATTATCACGAATCTTAGGAAATTTTCCCTTCTCCCCTATTCTAGCCCTCACTTCccgcataattttttttaagaagctTCTCTTTAGTAGTAGGATGACCATAGTGCTTGATCTCATTCCTTGTGCACCAAAGATTATATATAATAGAACCCAACATCAAGCGGCACAGGGTACCTTTAAGAGCTTTATTCCCCTAGTTCCTGATCCCTAACTGCATAGAAGTCTGGTTCCAAACTTCCAAGCTTTTCAACCCCAAACCTCCTTCTCTTTTAGGAAAACACAAATCCTTCCAAGAAACCTTTGCCTTAGCAGACCCTTCAACTTTCCCATTCCAAAGAAACCTATTGACTTTCTGCTCAATAGCCTTAAATATGATTGCCTTAGGGAGAATAAAAATTTCAGTCCAGTACACTTGCAAACTGTAAAGAATAGATTGACAGTAATTGGAGTCTACCTACATAGGATAGATTCCTTGACATCCAAGAGTCAATGCGCCCTGTAATTCTATCCAACAAAGTTCCACAATCTGCTGTAGATAGTCTAGTAGAGATGAGAGAAACCCCCATATTTACTACATTTTCCCTATTGATATCCTAGACTCTCATGTTGGTTGCATGATACtaacttttttctcaaaatataaacaaacaatgAAATATATATCAATAAATATATCGATATATtcttctcaatatatatatatatgagaaaaatataaaacaacccccaaactatcagccgtttgcaatatagtcccccaaatgttcaaaaggtactaaagtagctccccaaattatcaaattgtataaaaagtgccacttttttttattttttattcctataatacccatattcttttaacaaataaaataattgtaaaaaaaaaaaaaaaccaaacaattttttaaaaattctataaaaccaatgggcaaataaaaaaaaaaagaggtttatttttttattttttatttttttttgggaaaattacagtttacccccctaaagttgtcagcgatttgcaattccgcctccaaagtttcaatttttgcaatccaccccctaaagtttcaattttttgcaattcaggcaCTCCGTCAGTCAAacccgctttgactgacggaacagtgaccACGTGCGACGCACGTGGTCACTTTATGCGATttagtgcccaaaatacccccatcaatAGGTTACACCTTGACCCACGCCCAAACCCATCTTACCCACGCCCNNNNNNNNNNNNNNNNNNNNAAAaagaagaagttttttttttttttttttttttttgggaacaaataataaataattagtcaataTAGTtaacctaaattacaaattgtttcatgTCGTAAAGTAGAATCAAAGGTAAAATTTGACTCCAGGCATCGAAACCTTAAAATTTCCTAGTGACTTAAGGACAACCTGTTACAATTTCCACGTAGGCTCCAATATCAGGATATCAACCCAAAAGGTTTAAGATTTCCAAAAccagaaaggaaaaggaaaatagtAGTACAAAGCGCCTTCTTTGTGGTACTTCTTTAAACCCCATCTATAAATAACAAATTGAAGAGGATTTGCTTGCCGTACACATACACACAATTTCAATAGATTCGTCTATCTTGCAAACAATCCATGGAGTCCGACTCCTCTAAATCCAACTTCTgtctgcttcttttttttcttcttgtttctaCTACCATGTTGCCGGCAATGGTTTCTGCTTCTCTTGGAATCAACTATGGTCAGATCGGAGACAATCTTCCGGCGCCCGAAAAAGCCGTTCCTCTCGTTCAGTCCATCGGCGCCACGAAGGTGAGGCTTTACGACGCAAATCCGCTAGTTCTTCGCGCATTCGCCGGCACCGACATTGAGTTAACGGTCGAAGTTGGCAACGAACACTTGTCGGAGATGAGCGATCCACAAAAGGCCTTGGATTGGGTGAGATCGAACGTCCAAGAATACTTGCCGGCCACGAATATTACAGGCATCATGGTTGGGAACGAAGTGTTGACTCTCTACGACAGTGGTTTGAGCAACAACCTCGTCGCCGCCATGCAAACCATACATGGTGCACTCCTTACTTTGGGGTTAGACAAGCAGATCAAggtatattaaaatataaattatattattaaatttatagcttcttattcatttaaatttatgggataagtagtaatttaacattaaAGAGTATTATACATCACCTTTTATCCCCTCTTGGCGGCATgtgaaaaatttatttgaacttataACCCAtcactctgataccatataaaatAACGATTTGTCCTCTTAAGCTTTAAATTTAGagcatatttgaaattgtgtttaataaatagagtttttaagttaaaaaatgatttttgaaatttttgctaaaagtgcgtttttgtcatttttttgattttttggacatttaaaagcccttaaaattttttttttttaccaaacatatactttttttctttgaacggactttttgaatgttaaacacacttttaagtCTTTCAAATATACACCCAAacatgtttttaattatttaatcaacattttaattcacaagacaaaaacaaaaactaattatCATGCTTCAATGTAATGAGGAACACGCCACACAAGCTTTGGGGAATGGGATAACAGAGTGatatataaaattactttttaaaagagtttttagGTTCAAACCCTGTCTCCTGCCAGCAGCTAACTAGAATATAAACTAAACTATAAACTGTTATTTAACAGGTAACTACTTCACACTCCTTCAACGTCATGGAAACCTCCTATCCTCCATCCGCCGGAGCCTTCAAGCAAGATCTAACGGGACATATTACTGAAATCTTGGAGTTCCACAATCAAACGGGTTCACCTTTCTGCGTCAATATTTACCCGTATTTTGCATACAAGGCAAATCCAGAGAAAATTCCTCTTGCCTACGTTGTTTTTGAGCCAAATTCCGGGTTCGTGGATCCGAATACCAGTGTCAAATACGACAACATGTTTTTTGGGCAGATCGATGCCGTTTACTCTGCACTAtctttgttgggttttgagGAGGTCTCTGTTTGCGTAGCTGAGACTGGTTGGCCGTCAAAGGGAGACGCCGATGAAGCTGGAGCTACGATTGATAATGCTGCAAAGTACAACGGCAATTTGATGAAGATGAATATTGAAGTAGATGTGTATATTTTTGCCTTGTTTAACGAAAATAGGAAGCCCGGGCCAACGTCGGAGAGGAACTTTGGACTGTTCAAGCCGGACACGTCGCCGGTATATTTCGTCGGAGACACCACTAATAAATTAAACACCACTGATGAAGCATCTGCCAGTTTATCTGCCATCAAAAGATTCCGCCTTATTTTGTTTCTCTGCTTGGCATCAACTGCACTGCTGTAAAGccagctctttttttttttcttctcattattatatatatttcaagttTATTGTTAATCAATAATCCACTTTGATTGAAACCATTGTTTCCAAAACTTCTTTTATATCAATTCCTTAAGATCACCCATGACTAAGCTTAATCAACGTGATTACACGATTTGCAAGAAGTTCCCTAACCTAGTGGCTTAAAACTTTATGTAAACTTATTCTTAAGGTCTGTTTGGGGGAtccggcttctatgcggtagttttcactaccgcatagatgCTGTTATAGGAAACGGTACCGTTTTGATTAAAAAGTAAGTCACTTTTATGAAACCCACTACGTGAGTTCACGCTGTCACAGACGGCAAGTATTTGAAACGTCACACAGCAACACAGCAACTCCATTTGTGTTAAGGAGAAAGGAAGGggtggaaggagaagaagatacATGATCTCTCCGGTAAACTGGTTCGGCTGTTGCTTCACATCGAACTTGGGTTAAACATCAGAGCTGCGGCAAACGGAAACATGGGCAACTAAGTTTCAACAATTCTACTGAAGCACCATTTTGGGATTTTCTAAAACTTGCTTTAATTTCCAAAGAAACTACCCTCCCCCAAGTCATGCCAGGGAAAATTGCTTTCTCGCAAGCTGTAATTGAGGCAAACAACTTTTGCAAGTATCTTTGAAAAATTCTCCTCCCTTTTCAGCATTGATAAATATCTTTGACATGAGAAGCTGCACCCTCTTAATCTGTAACAGACAGAATCTCTGATGCCACGTTCACGACATGCCTCAAGCTTTCCCATGGCTGCTAGCACTCGGGCCTGCAAACATCAGGCTGAACAATCAACCAAGCTCCTGGGTTGGACCTGGCCACCCAATCACAACCTGTTGATGGCACAAAATGGAGTGGAGTTGTTATGAAGCCTACTGCAACAGCGGAACCAGTCTACCGGAGAGATCATgtatcttcttctccttccaccCCTTCCTTTCTCCTTAACTCAAATGGAGTTGCAGTGTTGCTGTGTGACGTTTCAAATACTTGCCGTCTGTGACAGCGTGAACTCACGTAGTGGGTTTCATAAAAGTGACTTACTTTTTAATCAAAACGGTACCGTTTCCTATAACAGcatctatgcggtagtgaaaactaccgcatagaagccggaTCCCTATTtggggattgagatcccctaaaattttctttattgagattctcaaattcataaatctcagtcGTCTATTTCATCTACGGGTCTAAAATAACCCATGTTTCAACATTTAATGAAGAAGCTACTAAATTTATGTTTGCTTGGGAACATcctttcaatttcatttgaactagataatATCAAGTTAGTTATagtttaggggtatttttgtcttttcacttttgaaGGACAAATCGTTTTGTTGAGAGTAGAttcctcattaaatgctgaaacattaCTTATTTAAGACCCTTAGATGAGACATGTTATTGTAGATCCTTAGATGAGATGGATGgctgaaatttatgaatttgaaaatatgagatttatgaatttgagtatctcaaatttaaagagaatttttGAATATCTCAATCTCTGTTTGAgttagcgatttcaaaaagtgcgattttaaaatgtgcaatttgaaaatgtaatttttaaaaatatagttaagcATTTGGCAGCTtggtttaacctttaaaatcgcagtttaaccTTTGAAATTGTACgcaaattttttgctttttaaaaatcgcaattttttaataatgcaatcccaaacaactCATCTTttacgattttgtttaaaatcacatttttttatctatgaaatcgcaatgtcaaacacacccttagtatgttattattattattattattttttgaatgaataAGAGCTACAAATCAGTCTACGCATCAATTTACAATAAGCTCTCTAGGATTTAAAAATTGACTTAAAACTCCTCGTAATAACTCCCATCCccctgggaccacacttaatgaagtggaggtcactagttcgaatctccctcccccctcttgtgcggacatgtcaaaaaaaaaataaaaataaaaaataactccCATCCCAAACTTTCGTTACCGTCGGAGTAAAATATCAACACCGGCCAATAATAACACGATACATGTTgcctttaataatatatatatatatatatatatatatatatatatatatatatatagaaaaccaAGGAATAAGGATGAGTAAAATGAGAGGGCAACACAAATAGTTGAGAAGGAAATGCACAAGAACACACCGGCCAGAACAATTCTTATTAGGACAAGACTCAAGAATAATATTACAAGTTAAAAGGGGTGCAGGGAAGATTGGATATGGCCGCCTGGAGGTTTGAGATTCTGAGAGATGTGGGACAAGATGCATTTGGAGAAGATGCAATAGTAACAAAGCGCTAGAAATGATAAATCGAGTAGGTTCGTAAACGGAACCTAAACCTTTAGATTGTAAAGGGAACCTTGACTTTTAGATTCATAGAGAGAATAAGACATTTTAACAAACACAATATTTGAAGATAATAATCAACCATCATACTTTTTTAATTGATAGTTTCTCCTTTAAGTAACTTTAACTCTACCCTTATTAGAGATCTACATATCTACTCTTTATTGTAATCTTAACACAATTCTTGTAAGACCAAATAATTATGATTACATCATTCCACCCCTGCAGAGATAGAGAGGATATCCAGTACTCTTTTGGGTTCTTTCACTTGGTAATCCCTGAAGCAGTTGTGATTTATTTACATAAAAGTTTGGACTTTGAAGCTTCATTCTGATGTGGGGCCTTCGAAGAATTTACACCTTAAAGAGTGACAAAAGGATGAGTGCTTGTGGTgttgctttatttatttgatgCTTCAAATCCTCTGCTTTTTAGGTATTATttactttgtttgtttataCTTTATATGATTGGTGTTCATTTTGTTCCCAAAAGTGAAACTTGATAGAAGTATCTACCTTGTTGCTTTCTTATTGAGATAACTATCTAAGGAGCAAGTAAACCTTCTTCCACAGGCAACAATACCATGGGTTTGATCTCTCTTGTACAGTGTCAGAAGCAGAGCTGCCTATTTTCTCTCATAGAATCCCAAGCTTTCTGAGTGCCTGGAATTGGAAGGTATGGCATCCCAGAAAGTTCTTTGGCATTTAGAACCTAGGATTTTACCTCTTAAGTATTAAGGTAGAGATTTAAAGAGCCAAGTCATGGTAAAATGATCTAATATTGTGCATCTGATATTGCAGAGCTTCAACAACCCATTATTGGGGCATCCATTATAACTTCCACAGGTATTCCTTGGCATTTTTGAAGATTTCAGTGTATGCAGAATTGACCAttcaaagttttgttcaagttCATCCTTGTACATAAGCTGCTTAACA from Corylus avellana chromosome ca6, CavTom2PMs-1.0 includes the following:
- the LOC132185419 gene encoding glucan endo-1,3-beta-glucosidase 11-like; translated protein: MESDSSKSNFCLLLFFLLVSTTMLPAMVSASLGINYGQIGDNLPAPEKAVPLVQSIGATKVRLYDANPLVLRAFAGTDIELTVEVGNEHLSEMSDPQKALDWVRSNVQEYLPATNITGIMVGNEVLTLYDSGLSNNLVAAMQTIHGALLTLGLDKQIKVTTSHSFNVMETSYPPSAGAFKQDLTGHITEILEFHNQTGSPFCVNIYPYFAYKANPEKIPLAYVVFEPNSGFVDPNTSVKYDNMFFGQIDAVYSALSLLGFEEVSVCVAETGWPSKGDADEAGATIDNAAKYNGNLMKMNIEVDVYIFALFNENRKPGPTSERNFGLFKPDTSPVYFVGDTTNKLNTTDEASASLSAIKRFRLILFLCLASTALL